Genomic window (Longimicrobium sp.):
GCACGGCATCGTCAACGTGCTCTCGTGCGCGCTCTGGTCCGGCGCCGTCTGCGAGATCCTCCCCCGCTTCGACGCGGACGAGACGTGGCGCGTGATCGAGAGCGGGCGCCTCACCCTCTTCATGGCCGTGCCCACCGTCTACCGCCGGCTGATCGTGGCCTTCGAAGAAGCGGACGAGGAGCGGCGCGCGCGGATGGTGGAGGGGTGCCGGAGGATGCGGCTGATGGTCTCCGGCTCCGCCGCGCTCCCGGTGCAGATGCTCGAGCGGTGGCGCGAGATCAGCGGCCACACCCTTCTGGAGCGCTACGGGATGACGGAGATCGGGATGGCGCTCTCCAACCCGCTGAACGACGAGCGGCGCCCCGGCTCCGTCGGCGTCCCCCTCCCCGCCGTCGAAGCACGCGTGGTGGATGACGAAGCCCGCCCCGTCGAGCCGGGCACCCCGGGCGACCTGGAGATCCGCGGCCCCGCCGTCTTCGCCGAGTACTGGCGCCGCCCCGACGCCACCGCCGAAGCCTTCCGCGACGGATGGTTCCGCACGGGCGACGTGGCGGTGGTGGAGGACGGCTACCACCGCCTTCTGGGCCGCCGCAGCGTGGACATCATCAAGACGGGCGGCTTCAAGGTCTCCGCCCTGGAAATCGAGGAGGTCCTGCGCGAGCACCCCGCCATCGCCGAGTGCGCCGTCGTGGGCATCGAGGACGAGGAGTGGGGCGAGCGCGTCTGCCTCGCCGTGGAAGCCGCGGGCACGCTCCCCCCGCTCGCCGAGCTCCAGGCCTGGGCCCGCCAGCGCCTCGCCCCCTACAAGCTCCCCCGCGACCTCCGCCGCGTGGACACCCTC
Coding sequences:
- a CDS encoding AMP-binding protein is translated as ADLDGARVAFLVPPGWEYAAVQWGVWRAGGIAVPLAVSHPEAELEYVVQDADAEAVIAHADFAEVLGRVAERNGRRFLTTDDALSAEPSALPDVAEDRPAMIVYTSGTTGKPKGVVTTHANLRAQVTALVEAWEWTADDRTLLVLPLHHVHGIVNVLSCALWSGAVCEILPRFDADETWRVIESGRLTLFMAVPTVYRRLIVAFEEADEERRARMVEGCRRMRLMVSGSAALPVQMLERWREISGHTLLERYGMTEIGMALSNPLNDERRPGSVGVPLPAVEARVVDDEARPVEPGTPGDLEIRGPAVFAEYWRRPDATAEAFRDGWFRTGDVAVVEDGYHRLLGRRSVDIIKTGGFKVSALEIEEVLREHPAIAECAVVGIEDEEWGERVCLAVEAAGTLPPLAELQAWARQRLAPYKLPRDLRRVDTLPRNAMGKVVKPEVAKLFG